The stretch of DNA ATGCTCCAGGGCCACCACCTCGACAAGCGCCCCGGCCGCTGGCGCGACGGACCCGTCTACGTCACCAGCCCCGACGACCCGCTGGTCCCCGCCTACACCGCACCGGACCAGGCGGACGTCCCCGCCCTCATGGCGGAGTTCATCGACTGGCTCAACGACGGCGACCTCGACGCACCCGTCCACGTCCGCGCCTCCATGGCCCACCTCAACCTCGTCAAGATTCACCCGTGGAAAGACGGCAACGGACGTATGTCCCGCGCTCTGTCCACTCTGGTGTTCTCCCGCGAGGCCCTTATGCCGCCCGAATTCTCCTCCATCGAGGAATGGCTCGGCCGGGGGCAGAACACCTACGCCTACTACCAGATCCTGGAGGAGGTGGGCGGCCCGCACTGGAGCCCCGAGCGGGATACCCGCCCCTGGATCCGGTTCTGCCTGACCGCCCACCATCGCCAGGCCCAGCAGGCCCAGCGCCGCTTCGACGTCATGTCGCGAGCCTGGACCCGTCTGGTCGAAGGCGTCGAGGCTGCCGGTTTGGACGAGCGGGTGGTCTATGCCCTGCTGCCCGCCTTCTCGGACGCGAAGGTGCGCCGTACCGTCTACCAGCAGGACGCCGATCTCAGCGACCAGCAAGCCATCCGCGACATCCGGGAGCTCGTGGCCCGCGGCTGGCTCGTCCCCCACGGCAAGGCCCGCGCCCGCCATTACGCCCCAGGTCCCCTCATGGGCCCGGTCCGGGACGAGGTCCGCCAGTCCATGGAGCCGTACACGGACCCCTACCGGCGGGAGCGGTGACCCTCACCGGCGATCACGCGATCAGGGTGGCCGAGGCGTCCGTTATCTCGTCGAGTCGCTGCCGCAGATCTTGCTCTTGACCACTGATGCACTGCGCGTACGTGGCGAACAGCATGGCAACGCTGGTGCCGGCCCACTCGGCCACCTGAGCAGGCGGGATGCCGTTGTTCAGCCACATCGTCAGCCGGGTGTGCCGAAGGTCGTACACGCGTTGTCCTGTCGGTGACGCGTATACGTGGGGTGGCAGGGTTGTCCCACGTACGACGGTAGACGGAACCGGCGAGAACTCCGCCGCGTTCCCCGGGAACGAGTCGTTCGTCGGGGAGCAGGCTCGCCTCCTGGATACGTGCCCGCAAGAGGGCGGACAAGCTCGGAGGGCACGGCACTATGCGCGTTTCACCCTCCGCTCTGGCTTTCAGACGCCGCTGATCGTGCCGGGTTCCACTGTCGGTCCACGTGCGCCCGATCTCAGGCTCGGCGGCGTGGACCACGATGTCGGCCCACTGCCCTACTCCCGAGGTAGGCAGGACAAGGTCCGAGACACGCAGCGCGGCCGCTTCTTCCGGACGTAGCCCCGTGAAGTACAACGTGGCGAAGAATGCTTGCAGTCTTTGCCCGCTGCGCGGCCGGTCGCGAATCCAGTCGAGCAGCTGCGCCGCCTGCCGCCCGTTCAGCAGACGGCGTCGGTCGATCGCACTGGCAAACCGCTGTGTGAGGTTCCGGGACTCGGGAACAGGGTCGGACGGCAGAATATGAACCTGAGCCTGTCGGACACCATCAACCGCCGGGTCCTCGCCGGCCTCGCCTATCTGCGCGGCTGACCCAGTAGTACCTCCGCGCACCTGCGGCTACCGGCGCTACCGTGGCTGCCATGCCCGTACGAGATCCTCCGGCCCCCAGTGCGCGGCCAGGGGCAGGCCGTCGGTCACTCCG from Streptomyces tsukubensis encodes:
- a CDS encoding Fic family protein yields the protein MLYATPALAADDQRALDEIESMRRSLRHMLRATPRGTRQLRRNLTARAIAGSNTIEGYAATVDDVEALMSGEEPLETGEKTRAELEGYQRGMTYIQALADAGDDFRYDAGLLNGLHFMLQGHHLDKRPGRWRDGPVYVTSPDDPLVPAYTAPDQADVPALMAEFIDWLNDGDLDAPVHVRASMAHLNLVKIHPWKDGNGRMSRALSTLVFSREALMPPEFSSIEEWLGRGQNTYAYYQILEEVGGPHWSPERDTRPWIRFCLTAHHRQAQQAQRRFDVMSRAWTRLVEGVEAAGLDERVVYALLPAFSDAKVRRTVYQQDADLSDQQAIRDIRELVARGWLVPHGKARARHYAPGPLMGPVRDEVRQSMEPYTDPYRRER